The stretch of DNA ATCGGCTACGGTGGCCGGCGTGAAATTGTTGACGCCGTCCGTGAATTGATGCACGCCGCCGATGCGGCCGGACAAACCATGGCTGAGGCGGCCGACGCCCTCACTGTCGATGACATCTCCAAATTCCTGTACACCCGGGGTCAGCCAGACCCTGACTTGGTGATCCGCACCTCCGGGGAGCAGCGCCTGTCAGGNTTTTTGATGTGGCAAAGCGCCTACAGCGAGTTCTACTTNTGTGAGGCACTGTGGCCTGCCTTCCGCAAGATCGATTTCCTGCGCGCCTTGCGTGACTTCGCCGGGCGCAGCCGCCGCTTCGGCAGCTAGGCCCGCCCACCAGTGCATAATCACCGCAGTTCTGAAATGATCCTCGCGTCCGTGCTCTCCAGCGCAGCCGGATTTGTTGACGCCGTAGGCTTCATCCACTTAGGTGGGTACTTCGTGTCCTTCATGAGCGGAAACTCCACCCGCGGTGCAACAGCATTGGCGGAAGGCAACTGGACTGGTTTTGCCATTGCTTTCGGGCTGGTGGGTGCCTTCCTCACTGGAGTTGTCAGCGCCGCCATCTTGCGCAGACTCGTTCCCTCACACAAGCGCATGGCAGTGCTGCTGTACGTGAGCGCGGCACTGATCGCCGCCGTCGTCCTCTTTGACCTGGGTATTGGTGGCTGGCTGGCCTCAGCCATCATGGCGGTAGCCATGGGCGCCGAGAATGTCATNTTTGAGCGCGACGGCGAGGTCAGCATCGGCCTGACCTACATGACAGGCACGCTGGTAAAGATGGGACAGCATATTGCCAACGCGATCACAGGTGGCGAAAAGCGGCTCTGGCGACGGTATGCCATGCTCTGGCTTTCGCTCACAACAGGCTCCATCATTGGTGGATTTGCCTACTTGAGCCTAGACCTGAACGCGCTGTGGATCGCCGTGGCGGTGCTGGTGCTCGCGGTGGTTTTCAACGGCTGGATCCGCAACAACCCCACCCGACCGGGCGCCACCATAGTGGCACTCTAAGGCCGCGATGCGTTGGTCCAAAGGTTATCCAATATTCACCTTGGGGTGTGGCGTGGCAGCCCGCGGCGTCCAAATCTGGCCTAGGTTCGTAGGTAACGTAAGGGCAACTCAGCCCGACGTACCGATTGGATTCCGGATACGTTCTTTCGTCTCCGGAAGGGCTGGAGTCAACGTGATTGAAAGCACGAACCTTGAGCAGCATTCACCGGAGGTGCACACTGGGACCAAAGTGCGCACGTACGTTATTGACACCTCTGTTTTACTCTCAGATCCGCGAGCCATCACCCGCTTTGTAGAACATCACGTTGTGGTGCCGATCATTGTCATTTCTGAACTTGAGGGCAAACGCCACGACCCAGAATTGGGCTACTTCGCCCGCACCGCGCTGCGCCTGCTAGATGATCTACGCGTCCAGCATGGCGGTTTAGATTCCGCCGTTCCGCTNGGGGACCGTGGCGGGACCTTCCGGGTGGAACTCAACCACGTTTCACTTGAGGTGCTTCCGGCCGGTATGCGCGGTACGGACAACGATTCGCGGATCCTTGCCGTGGCCAANAACTTATCCAATGCAGGTCACAACGTCACAGTGGTCTCCAAAGATGTCCCGATGCGAGTCAAGGCATCGGCTGTGGGACTGGCTGCGGAGGAATACCGCAATGAGCTGGTGCCGGACTCAGGCTGGACAGGGGTTGCGCAGGTCGATGCAACCGAGGCAGAGATGACGGCACTGTACAACCATGATCCCGTGCCCATTCCTGACGCCGCCGTGTTGCCGGTGAATACCTCCCTTGTCATCACCAGCAACAGNGGGTCCGCGCTTGGCCGGGTGGGTGCAGACCAGCAGGTGCGCCTGGTGCGTGGGGATAGAGAAGTCTTTGGTCTGCACGGCCGTTCTGCTGAACAACGCTTAGCCTTGGACCTGCTGATGGATCCAGAAGTTGGCATCGTCTCCCTTGGCGGACGGGCGGGAACAGGGAANAGCGCCCTGGCACTGTGCGCAGGGCTGGAAGCGGTCCTAGAACGCAATGAGCATCGCAAGGTTGTTGTGTTCCGTCCGCTCTACGCCGTGGGTGGGCAAGAGCTGGGCTACTTGCCCGGTTCTGAGAGCGAGAAGATGAACCCGTGGGCTCAGGCTGTCTTTGACACACTGGGTTCTGTGGTCTCTGATGCGGTCATAGATGAGATCATGGCTCGCGGGATGCTTGAGGTGCTGCCACTGACACATATTCGTGGGCGCTCTCTGCATGATTCNTTTGTGATTGTCGATGA from Arthrobacter polaris encodes:
- a CDS encoding PhoH family protein, with the protein product MIESTNLEQHSPEVHTGTKVRTYVIDTSVLLSDPRAITRFVEHHVVVPIIVISELEGKRHDPELGYFARTALRLLDDLRVQHGGLDSAVPLGDRGGTFRVELNHVSLEVLPAGMRGTDNDSRILAVAXNLSNAGHNVTVVSKDVPMRVKASAVGLAAEEYRNELVPDSGWTGVAQVDATEAEMTALYNHDPVPIPDAAVLPVNTSLVITSNXGSALGRVGADQQVRLVRGDREVFGLHGRSAEQRLALDLLMDPEVGIVSLGGRAGTGXSALALCAGLEAVLERNEHRKVVVFRPLYAVGGQELGYLPGSESEKMNPWAQAVFDTLGSVVSDAVIDEIMARGMLEVLPLTHIRGRSLHDSFVIVDEAQSLEKNVLLTVMSRIGQRSKVVLTHDIAQRDNLRVGRHDGVAAVVETLKGHPLFGHVTLTRSERSPIAALVTEMLERAEI
- a CDS encoding YoaK family protein, translating into MHNHRSSEMILASVLSSAAGFVDAVGFIHLGGYFVSFMSGNSTRGATALAEGNWTGFAIAFGLVGAFLTGVVSAAILRRLVPSHKRMAVLLYVSAALIAAVVLFDLGIGGWLASAIMAVAMGAENVXFERDGEVSIGLTYMTGTLVKMGQHIANAITGGEKRLWRRYAMLWLSLTTGSIIGGFAYLSLDLNALWIAVAVLVLAVVFNGWIRNNPTRPGATIVAL